From the Porites lutea chromosome 5, jaPorLute2.1, whole genome shotgun sequence genome, the window GCTGTGTCACCTCTTCATTTAGGTTATGGCAGGAGAGAATGCACGTTCACTGAGCCTTGACATTCCTGTTGATGTTACCAAGCTAAGGTTTTACACCATGGAGGATTGTGGAGGACACTTCCTGGTGTCAAATGTCGACCCTGAACTCAAACAAGCTCAGCAACACGTCTGTCAGCAACTTGAAGAGAAACTTGGAGTCAGGGTGGAAGCCATTAAAATTGAGAAGCTTGCCTCTTCTCTTGAAATCTGGACCTCTATGATGTCATCTGCTGCACAAAAGTCGTTCTGTTTCTACATGGGTAACCAAGAAGCTGAGATTAATCCATTCTGGGAGCTCTTAAAATCATGCGCACGACTCTCCAATCATACAATTCCTGCTATTGGTCTGGGTATGCTTGAAAAATTTGAGGCATTGACCCCAAAGAGAGTGTCAGAGTCATTCATTCAAATGGGAGAGGAATTGCGAGAGGAGCTCGAATCTATTTTGGGGGAAGATGGAGTGCTTCTGTATCCGTCACATCCCTCAGTGGCCTTGAACCATAATTTGCCTCTGTTGTTCCCCTTTAATTTCTCTTACACTGCCATTTTCAATGTTCTTTACATGCCGGTTACCCAATGTCCTGTTGGTTTAAGTAAGTCTGGATTGCCACTTGGTATCCAAGTGGTTGCGGGAAACAACAAGGATCACTTGAGCATCGCTGTTGCCATGGAAATTGAGAGGTTTTGTGGTGGTTGGGATAGATTGTATAACCAAAAACAAATAGCTCTGAAGACAGAGCAATAGATGTATTTAAATCGTTAGTTGCAGGTATTCTGCAACTGTATGTTAGCATCAAATAAAGCAAAAGGAACATAACTtttaccctttaagtcccaagattGACCAAAATCA encodes:
- the LOC140936790 gene encoding fatty-acid amide hydrolase 2-like is translated as MSTNDVFQEPIHGYLRLSATTLALKIRRLEVGVEELMQVFIDRINVVNARINAVVVDRFSEALQEAKEIDEMLLEMSEEERNELEGSKPFLGIPFTAKEAFAVTGLPNSGGLVARKDYIAQGDAVVVHRLRQAGAIPLALTNCSELCMWWESANRVYGRTCNPFDITKIVGGSSGGEGAIIGAAGSVIGVGSDIGGSIRMPSFFNGIFGHKPSPEIVPNSGQFPDATGNRQQFLCTGPMCRYAQDLKPLLRVMAGENARSLSLDIPVDVTKLRFYTMEDCGGHFLVSNVDPELKQAQQHVCQQLEEKLGVRVEAIKIEKLASSLEIWTSMMSSAAQKSFCFYMGNQEAEINPFWELLKSCARLSNHTIPAIGLGMLEKFEALTPKRVSESFIQMGEELREELESILGEDGVLLYPSHPSVALNHNLPLLFPFNFSYTAIFNVLYMPVTQCPVGLSKSGLPLGIQVVAGNNKDHLSIAVAMEIERFCGGWDRLYNQKQIALKTEQ